The Halococcus sediminicola genome has a segment encoding these proteins:
- a CDS encoding winged helix-turn-helix domain-containing protein has product MSKPDIQECVECVAPADAFALIGNETRLSILEALWRADEEPVRFSALNEMVGMRDSAQFNYHLGKLTDQYVRKAEAGYELRTAGAKVVRAVLAGSFTEHPRLEPFTTDDGCTRCGEALVASYDEEMLALDCPDCGRAHGEYSFPPGGLNDRTNEEVLDAFDQRVRHLHCLAKDGVCPECSGRMQTTISQEGECCLGVGLRADHVCEQCNHSLCSAVGLSLLDRSPVVAFHRDHGIDLGVTPYWKLDWCVSDDHTTVQSTDPWELELAIDLDDERFHATLDGDLSLVETRRSET; this is encoded by the coding sequence ATGAGCAAACCGGACATCCAGGAGTGCGTCGAGTGCGTCGCGCCGGCGGATGCGTTCGCGCTCATCGGGAACGAAACCCGACTGAGTATTCTCGAAGCGCTCTGGCGGGCCGATGAGGAACCCGTCCGTTTCTCGGCACTCAACGAGATGGTAGGAATGCGCGACAGCGCACAGTTCAACTATCACCTCGGAAAGCTCACCGACCAGTACGTCCGAAAAGCGGAGGCTGGCTACGAACTCCGCACCGCCGGCGCGAAGGTCGTCCGCGCGGTGCTCGCGGGGTCGTTCACCGAACACCCACGGCTCGAACCGTTCACGACCGACGACGGCTGCACCCGGTGTGGCGAAGCGCTCGTGGCGAGTTACGACGAGGAGATGCTCGCACTCGACTGTCCCGACTGTGGGCGCGCCCACGGCGAATACTCCTTCCCGCCGGGCGGACTCAACGACCGCACGAACGAGGAGGTCCTCGACGCGTTCGACCAGCGCGTGCGCCACCTCCACTGTCTCGCCAAAGATGGAGTGTGTCCCGAGTGCAGCGGGCGGATGCAAACGACGATATCGCAGGAGGGTGAGTGCTGTCTCGGGGTCGGGCTTCGCGCCGACCACGTCTGCGAGCAGTGCAACCACAGCCTCTGTTCGGCGGTCGGTCTGAGCCTGCTCGACCGCTCGCCCGTCGTCGCCTTCCACCGCGACCACGGCATCGACCTCGGCGTGACGCCCTATTGGAAACTCGACTGGTGTGTGAGCGACGACCACACGACTGTCCAATCGACCGACCCGTGGGAACTCGAACTCGCCATCGACCTCGACGACGAACGCTTCCACGCGACCCTCGACGGCGACCTGTCGCTGGTCGAGACCCGCCGCAGCGAGACCTGA
- a CDS encoding SDR family NAD(P)-dependent oxidoreductase, translating into MGLERFSLDGRVALVTGASRGIGEAIALEMAEAGASVVALARSEGDLEATVERIDAGGGVAIACTADVTDGPAIAAAFDRAEEAFDSVDVLVNNAGTNPYFGDAKNLDIETWEHIISVNATGAFRCAREFARRVDERDGEGAIVNVASVGGVVGLPYQAPYTASKHAIVGLTRTLAVEWAPDIRVNALAPGYVKTEFTEGVRDNEAIHEELLDEIPQDRFADPEEIAGTAVYLAGDAASYATGEVHVVDGGYAAH; encoded by the coding sequence ATGGGACTCGAACGCTTCTCGCTCGACGGTCGCGTAGCGCTCGTGACGGGGGCTAGCAGAGGTATCGGCGAAGCAATCGCCCTCGAAATGGCCGAGGCGGGCGCGAGCGTGGTGGCGCTCGCCCGCTCAGAGGGCGACCTCGAAGCGACCGTCGAACGCATCGATGCGGGTGGGGGTGTGGCCATCGCCTGCACGGCCGACGTGACGGACGGCCCGGCGATCGCGGCGGCGTTCGACCGCGCCGAGGAAGCGTTCGATTCGGTGGACGTCCTCGTGAACAACGCGGGCACGAACCCCTACTTCGGCGACGCGAAGAACCTCGACATCGAGACGTGGGAGCACATTATTAGCGTGAACGCGACCGGGGCCTTCCGGTGTGCGCGCGAGTTCGCCCGCCGGGTCGACGAGCGCGACGGAGAGGGGGCCATCGTGAACGTCGCCAGCGTCGGCGGCGTCGTTGGACTCCCCTACCAAGCACCCTACACGGCATCGAAACACGCGATAGTGGGACTGACGCGGACCCTCGCGGTCGAATGGGCACCCGACATCCGTGTCAACGCGCTCGCGCCCGGCTACGTGAAAACCGAGTTCACCGAGGGCGTTCGGGACAACGAGGCCATCCACGAGGAACTTCTCGACGAGATTCCACAGGACCGCTTCGCCGACCCGGAGGAGATCGCCGGCACGGCGGTCTATCTCGCGGGCGACGCGGCCTCGTACGCGACCGGCGAGGTTCACGTCGTCGACGGCGGCTACGCGGCACACTGA
- the paaD gene encoding 1,2-phenylacetyl-CoA epoxidase subunit PaaD, whose translation MSSELGTGPDIDPEAKYCAYPNYESGENVEELPATGAESTGIERAVWDALYDIDDPEMPISIVDLGLIYGVAIENGHARVDMTLTYTGCPARDMLQETVRSRVAAVEGIDDADLRLVWSPEWTVEMVTEQGREDLREFGLSI comes from the coding sequence ATGAGTAGCGAACTCGGTACCGGCCCCGACATCGACCCGGAGGCGAAATACTGCGCGTACCCCAACTACGAGTCGGGCGAGAACGTCGAAGAACTGCCCGCGACCGGCGCGGAAAGTACGGGAATCGAGCGCGCGGTCTGGGACGCCCTCTACGACATCGACGACCCCGAGATGCCCATCTCCATTGTGGATCTGGGTCTCATCTACGGCGTCGCCATCGAGAACGGCCACGCACGGGTCGACATGACGCTCACGTATACTGGGTGTCCGGCCCGCGACATGCTCCAGGAGACCGTTCGCAGTCGGGTCGCCGCGGTCGAGGGTATCGACGACGCCGATCTCAGACTCGTGTGGTCGCCCGAGTGGACCGTCGAGATGGTGACCGAACAGGGCAGAGAGGACCTCCGGGAATTCGGGCTGAGCATCTGA
- a CDS encoding SOUL family heme-binding protein, which produces MNRKRLGIVGVAAVGGVVGVWSAFGLLRSRSVERVGYTVERTIDDRTEIRRYPELTRVETTGSSNREAFRRLFEYLQGANASRSEVAMTAPVRTGEDGETSEKVPMTAPVHTDTGESVSMTAPVRTDKDEENGVRMGFYLPEKYTPNTAPQPTDPDVSLAVEPPRSVATRRFSWWATDWRTSRQQSKLLDTLADTEVQPTGEPFVLGYDDPSTPPFLRTHEAAVDVEW; this is translated from the coding sequence GTGAACCGCAAACGCCTCGGTATCGTCGGTGTGGCCGCTGTCGGCGGTGTGGTCGGCGTCTGGAGTGCGTTCGGACTGCTGCGCTCGCGCTCGGTCGAGCGCGTCGGATACACGGTGGAGCGAACCATCGACGACCGGACGGAGATTCGACGCTATCCAGAACTGACCCGCGTCGAAACCACCGGTTCCTCGAACCGTGAGGCGTTCAGACGGCTGTTCGAGTACCTCCAGGGCGCGAACGCATCCCGCTCGGAGGTGGCGATGACCGCACCGGTCCGCACCGGCGAGGACGGCGAGACCAGCGAGAAGGTCCCGATGACTGCACCCGTTCACACCGACACTGGCGAATCGGTGTCGATGACTGCGCCCGTCCGCACCGACAAGGACGAGGAGAACGGGGTACGGATGGGATTCTATCTCCCCGAGAAGTACACGCCGAACACGGCCCCGCAACCGACCGACCCCGACGTCTCGCTCGCCGTCGAGCCGCCGCGGTCGGTCGCCACGCGCCGCTTCTCGTGGTGGGCGACCGACTGGCGGACGAGTCGCCAGCAGTCGAAACTGCTCGATACGCTCGCTGATACCGAGGTACAGCCGACCGGCGAGCCGTTCGTCCTCGGTTACGACGACCCGTCGACGCCGCCGTTCCTGCGGACCCACGAGGCCGCCGTCGACGTCGAGTGGTAG
- a CDS encoding Zn-ribbon domain-containing OB-fold protein — protein MSLTHDEWTAALEDGDLLGMRCQDCGATYGTPFVVCNDCGGRDMETTELPEEGEVYTETTIQVPPTGFEGPYQVGTVQLDGARVTARLEGDVDIGDRVVFDGVLESGETAPIFRAE, from the coding sequence ATGAGCCTCACCCACGACGAGTGGACCGCGGCGCTTGAAGACGGCGATCTGTTGGGGATGCGCTGTCAGGACTGCGGCGCGACCTACGGCACGCCGTTCGTGGTCTGTAACGACTGTGGCGGCCGCGACATGGAGACGACCGAACTCCCCGAAGAAGGTGAAGTCTACACCGAAACGACGATTCAGGTCCCGCCGACGGGCTTCGAGGGACCCTATCAAGTCGGCACCGTCCAACTCGACGGCGCGCGCGTGACCGCTCGGCTGGAGGGCGACGTCGACATCGGCGACCGGGTGGTCTTCGACGGTGTGCTCGAAAGCGGAGAGACCGCACCGATCTTCCGCGCCGAATAG
- the paaE gene encoding 1,2-phenylacetyl-CoA epoxidase subunit PaaE yields the protein MNRITDPSVETTGQDDRAACPYCESTNTEREHPKGPSLCRSMHYCHDCNQPFEKFE from the coding sequence ATGAATAGGATTACGGACCCGAGCGTCGAGACCACCGGACAGGACGACCGGGCCGCGTGCCCGTACTGCGAGTCGACGAACACGGAGCGCGAGCATCCGAAAGGACCATCGCTCTGTCGGTCGATGCACTACTGTCACGACTGCAACCAACCGTTCGAGAAGTTCGAATAA
- a CDS encoding thiolase C-terminal domain-containing protein translates to MTRASVVGADMTTFGVHEGTLSELFAEAALGAYDDANVGSDDIDALYFGNAMGGQTENDTHLAPAVASQIGLAGVPCQRYEDACATSSNAFKNAVEAVETGVHDTVLVGGVERCTPETGLGTGEMTRIFASASDRHYEQPTGLTFPGVFALLTKRHMHEHGTTEEQLAHVAVKNHDNGTRNPNAHFGKEVTVEEVLDSPVVADPFHLMDCCPFSDGASAVIVTSDDRADSFDDPVDVSGVGHATDVVPLSAKPVPHATQAARDAATQAYEQAEASADEMAFAEVHDCFTGAEVMASEAIGFFEDGEGGPAAAEGRSSMDGDRPINPSGGLKAKGHPIGATGTGQIVELTEQLRGNADERQIDGAEKAVAHNLGGDAATTVVSVLEVRG, encoded by the coding sequence ATGACACGAGCAAGCGTCGTGGGTGCCGACATGACGACGTTCGGCGTCCACGAGGGCACTCTCTCCGAACTGTTCGCCGAGGCGGCACTCGGCGCGTACGACGACGCCAACGTCGGTTCGGACGACATCGATGCCCTCTACTTCGGCAACGCGATGGGCGGCCAGACCGAAAACGACACGCACCTCGCGCCGGCGGTCGCCTCGCAGATCGGTCTCGCGGGCGTTCCCTGCCAGCGCTACGAGGACGCCTGTGCGACCTCCTCGAACGCGTTCAAAAACGCCGTCGAGGCCGTCGAGACGGGCGTGCACGACACGGTGTTGGTGGGTGGCGTCGAGCGCTGTACCCCAGAGACGGGGCTTGGAACCGGCGAGATGACGCGCATCTTCGCCTCCGCCTCGGACCGCCACTACGAACAGCCCACGGGCCTCACCTTCCCGGGCGTGTTCGCGCTGCTCACGAAACGGCACATGCACGAACACGGCACGACCGAGGAGCAGCTCGCCCACGTCGCCGTGAAAAATCACGACAACGGCACCCGCAACCCGAACGCCCACTTCGGCAAAGAGGTCACGGTGGAGGAAGTGCTCGACTCGCCCGTCGTCGCCGACCCGTTCCACCTCATGGACTGCTGTCCGTTTTCGGACGGTGCGAGCGCCGTGATCGTCACGAGCGACGACCGCGCCGACTCGTTCGACGACCCTGTGGACGTGAGCGGCGTCGGCCACGCGACGGACGTCGTGCCGCTGAGCGCCAAACCCGTCCCGCACGCGACGCAGGCCGCCCGCGACGCCGCCACGCAGGCCTACGAGCAGGCCGAGGCGAGCGCCGACGAGATGGCCTTCGCCGAGGTCCACGACTGCTTCACCGGAGCCGAGGTGATGGCGAGCGAGGCCATCGGCTTCTTCGAGGACGGCGAGGGTGGGCCTGCCGCCGCCGAGGGCCGCTCTTCGATGGACGGCGACCGACCCATCAATCCCTCGGGCGGGTTGAAGGCGAAGGGCCACCCCATCGGGGCCACAGGCACAGGACAAATCGTCGAACTCACCGAGCAGTTGCGGGGGAACGCGGACGAACGCCAGATCGACGGTGCCGAGAAAGCCGTCGCGCACAATCTGGGTGGCGACGCCGCCACTACCGTCGTGTCGGTGCTGGAGGTGCGCGGATGA
- a CDS encoding acyl-CoA dehydrogenase family protein has product MARNAASDVGVSFNTDEETRLVLQSLDEFLEREVEPIAEELGETLTNPRLGHEPDGRLTDEVLDAIGEIRRKSAEAGYYAMNLPEEVGGEGVPAVMWYRANRYLAGSGVPLANEVLAGPEGPKPLLAAAEGEQVEKYLKPAIAAEKTTAFAQTEPGVGSDSPNMTTSAERTSGHAGDGWILNGTKQWITNAPYADFVQVFARTTPQEEAGRHGGVTCFIVEAGEYEVGALNNAVGSVGRQAELRFDDVWVPEDRILGTVDAAFYDAMGFLGLGRLEIGAQAVGRTEWLLDQATEFANDREAFGRSIGDFQSISHKIARGRANNYAADAAGLRCAWLLDEGESAIAESSMLKWLATNTFWEVADDVVQVHGSSGLAEENPFMDRLHEARIFRIVEGTDEIQLNTIASQLGLG; this is encoded by the coding sequence ATGGCACGGAACGCAGCGAGCGACGTGGGGGTTTCGTTCAACACCGACGAGGAAACCCGTCTCGTTCTCCAGAGCCTCGACGAGTTCCTCGAGCGGGAAGTCGAGCCGATCGCCGAGGAGTTGGGCGAGACGCTCACGAACCCACGGCTCGGCCACGAGCCGGATGGACGACTCACGGACGAGGTGCTCGACGCCATCGGCGAGATTCGGAGAAAAAGCGCCGAAGCGGGCTACTACGCGATGAACCTCCCCGAGGAGGTCGGTGGCGAGGGCGTCCCGGCCGTGATGTGGTATCGCGCGAACAGGTATCTCGCAGGGTCGGGCGTGCCGCTCGCGAACGAGGTGCTCGCCGGTCCCGAAGGCCCGAAACCGCTGCTCGCGGCCGCCGAGGGCGAGCAGGTCGAGAAATACCTGAAGCCGGCGATAGCCGCCGAAAAGACGACCGCGTTCGCCCAGACCGAACCCGGTGTGGGGTCTGACTCGCCGAACATGACCACCAGCGCCGAGCGTACCAGCGGGCACGCAGGCGACGGCTGGATTCTCAATGGGACGAAACAGTGGATAACGAACGCGCCGTACGCCGATTTCGTGCAGGTGTTCGCCCGGACCACGCCACAGGAGGAGGCGGGCCGTCACGGCGGCGTCACGTGTTTCATCGTCGAAGCGGGCGAGTACGAGGTCGGCGCGCTCAACAACGCCGTCGGCTCGGTGGGCCGACAGGCCGAACTCCGCTTCGACGACGTGTGGGTGCCCGAGGACAGGATACTCGGCACGGTCGATGCGGCCTTCTACGACGCGATGGGCTTTCTCGGTCTCGGCCGGCTCGAAATCGGCGCGCAGGCGGTCGGGCGCACCGAGTGGCTGCTCGACCAAGCGACCGAGTTCGCCAACGACCGCGAGGCGTTCGGCCGTTCGATCGGGGATTTCCAGTCGATTTCGCACAAGATTGCCCGCGGGCGGGCGAACAACTACGCCGCGGATGCCGCCGGCCTGCGGTGTGCGTGGCTGCTCGACGAGGGGGAAAGCGCAATCGCCGAATCGTCGATGCTGAAGTGGCTCGCCACGAACACCTTCTGGGAGGTCGCCGACGACGTGGTGCAGGTCCACGGCAGCAGCGGCCTCGCGGAGGAGAACCCGTTCATGGACCGGCTGCACGAGGCGCGCATCTTCCGCATCGTCGAGGGCACCGACGAGATCCAGCTCAACACCATCGCCAGCCAGCTCGGTCTCGGGTAA
- a CDS encoding DUF7128 family protein, with protein MVRETERDGITWYECEHCGLMFDAADEAEQHEETCDAEEPSYLQ; from the coding sequence ATGGTGCGCGAAACCGAGCGCGACGGCATAACGTGGTACGAATGCGAACACTGCGGCCTCATGTTCGACGCCGCCGACGAGGCCGAACAGCACGAGGAGACCTGCGACGCCGAGGAACCGAGCTACCTCCAGTAA
- a CDS encoding aldehyde dehydrogenase family protein, with the protein MSSETQQIDDSRDEIRERHSEAREELLADSYDHYIGGEWVESVSGETFETRDPTTGEVLAEAQAGNSEDVDRAVEAAWEAYESEWADTDGTKRQRLLTEIADRIEEKRNEIAKIETLDNGKPIREARADVALVADQFRYFAGAARTHGGETVPSGSGKSIQTLREPYGVIGAVVPWNFPLLIASWKLAPALAAGNCVVLKPAEQTPLSVLKVMEEIDDVLPDGVVNVVTGYGEEAGAPLTGHEDVRKVSFTGSTAVGKEVMKAAAENVSDVTLELGGKSPVVVFPDADVQQAVRVMMLAMFYNTGECCTAGTRLFVHEDIYEEFMDAFVESAESLQMGDPLSKDTRLGPKVSEEQVERTLSYVEQAREDGARIVTGGGQPDDDALADGCFVVPTVIDDIDHDSKPVQEEIFGPVEEVFAWSDYDEMMEKANDVDYGLAAGVITNDLPKANRAARDIEAGNIWVNQYNDFPAGQPFGGFKQSGIGREQAEETLDHYSQTKTINMNL; encoded by the coding sequence ATGTCTTCAGAAACACAGCAGATCGACGATAGCCGCGACGAGATCAGAGAACGCCACAGCGAGGCGCGCGAGGAACTGCTCGCCGACTCGTACGACCACTACATCGGCGGCGAGTGGGTCGAAAGCGTCTCGGGCGAGACCTTCGAGACGCGCGACCCCACCACGGGAGAGGTGCTCGCGGAAGCACAGGCAGGAAATAGCGAGGACGTCGACCGTGCGGTCGAGGCGGCGTGGGAAGCCTACGAGAGCGAGTGGGCCGACACGGATGGAACGAAGCGCCAGCGCCTGCTCACCGAGATCGCCGACCGCATCGAGGAGAAGCGTAACGAGATAGCGAAAATCGAAACGCTCGACAACGGCAAACCCATCCGCGAGGCGCGCGCCGACGTCGCGCTCGTCGCCGACCAGTTCCGCTACTTCGCGGGCGCGGCCCGCACCCACGGGGGCGAGACCGTTCCCTCCGGTAGTGGGAAGTCGATTCAGACGCTCCGCGAGCCATATGGAGTCATCGGCGCGGTCGTGCCGTGGAACTTCCCGCTGCTGATCGCCTCGTGGAAACTCGCGCCGGCGCTGGCTGCCGGCAACTGTGTGGTTCTCAAACCCGCCGAACAGACGCCGCTGTCGGTTCTCAAGGTTATGGAGGAGATCGACGACGTGCTTCCCGATGGCGTCGTCAACGTCGTGACGGGCTACGGCGAGGAGGCCGGTGCGCCGCTGACGGGGCACGAGGACGTCCGCAAGGTTTCGTTCACTGGCTCGACCGCGGTCGGCAAGGAGGTCATGAAGGCCGCCGCCGAGAACGTTTCGGATGTCACCCTCGAACTCGGCGGGAAGAGTCCCGTGGTGGTGTTCCCGGACGCCGACGTCCAGCAGGCCGTCCGAGTCATGATGCTCGCCATGTTCTACAACACCGGCGAGTGCTGCACTGCGGGCACGCGCCTGTTCGTCCACGAAGACATCTACGAGGAGTTCATGGATGCCTTCGTCGAGAGCGCCGAGAGCCTACAGATGGGCGATCCGCTCTCGAAGGACACCCGATTGGGTCCCAAGGTCTCCGAAGAGCAGGTCGAGCGCACGCTCTCGTACGTCGAGCAGGCCAGAGAGGACGGCGCGCGCATCGTTACTGGTGGGGGTCAGCCCGACGACGACGCGCTCGCGGACGGCTGTTTCGTGGTTCCCACGGTGATCGACGATATCGACCACGACTCCAAGCCCGTTCAGGAGGAGATATTTGGACCTGTGGAGGAGGTCTTCGCGTGGTCGGACTACGACGAGATGATGGAGAAAGCCAACGATGTCGATTACGGGCTCGCGGCGGGCGTCATCACGAACGACCTCCCGAAGGCGAATCGTGCCGCGCGCGACATCGAGGCGGGCAACATCTGGGTCAATCAATACAACGACTTCCCGGCCGGCCAGCCCTTCGGCGGGTTCAAACAGTCGGGCATCGGCCGTGAGCAGGCCGAGGAGACCCTCGATCACTACTCACAGACCAAGACGATCAACATGAACCTGTAG
- a CDS encoding CDC48 family AAA ATPase: MAGRNEGVDLVVEGAQKRDAGRGVARLPETARHALGVLSGDTVVIDGERATVAKVWPASGDLAGDRVRIDADTRTNAGVNVGDSVTVSPVSVAEADRVTIDVPATLDATEKLTALLKRALLDRPIKTGEQVRIERLGADPLAIASTTPEGTVRITQDTTVTLSGGADTETRAPPTTQTATTTGEAGKTGTSGGSRVTYEDIGGLDDELNQVREMIELPLSEPELFQELGIDPPSGVLLYGPPGTGKTLIARAVAGEVDAFFTTISGPEIVSKYKGESEEKLREAFERAAANAPAIVFIDEIDSIAAARGDDADMETRVVAQLLTLMDGLESRGQVVVIGATNRVDAIDPALRRGGRFDREIEIGAPGEAGRREVLDVHTRSMPLAPDVDLDRLAARTHGFVGADLESLAVEAAMAALRNREERDSLEVTRGDFETAMAAVDPSAMREYVAETPNTSFDDVGGLDEAKATLTEAVEWPLSYGALFEASATDPPAGVLLHGPPGTGKTLLARALAGESDVNFISVAGPELLDRYVGESEKAVREVFARARQAAPAIVFFDEIDAVAGGRGESHEVTERVVSQLLTEIDGLAENPNLMVLAATNRKDAIDPALLRPGRIESHIEVPAPDEEARKAIFDVHTEDKPIAEDVDLDALAASSAGYSGADIEALCRAASMAAIRAVASEHDPEEAAAHADEVLLTAAHFADARESISPTFE; the protein is encoded by the coding sequence ATGGCCGGTCGGAACGAGGGCGTCGACCTCGTCGTCGAGGGTGCACAGAAGCGGGACGCGGGCCGAGGAGTCGCCCGTCTCCCCGAAACGGCCCGCCACGCGCTCGGCGTACTGAGCGGCGACACGGTGGTCATCGACGGCGAGCGCGCCACGGTGGCGAAGGTCTGGCCCGCGAGTGGCGACCTCGCGGGCGACCGGGTACGCATCGACGCCGACACGCGGACGAACGCCGGCGTGAACGTCGGCGACTCCGTTACCGTGTCGCCCGTCTCGGTCGCCGAGGCGGATCGAGTGACCATCGACGTCCCCGCGACACTCGACGCGACCGAGAAACTCACGGCGCTTCTCAAGCGCGCGCTGCTCGACCGCCCCATCAAAACGGGCGAACAGGTGCGCATCGAGCGCCTCGGCGCTGACCCGCTCGCCATCGCCTCGACCACGCCGGAGGGGACCGTTCGCATCACGCAGGACACGACCGTAACGCTCAGCGGCGGAGCCGATACCGAGACCCGTGCACCGCCTACGACACAGACGGCGACCACGACGGGTGAAGCCGGCAAAACCGGCACGAGCGGCGGGTCGCGCGTGACTTACGAGGACATCGGCGGGCTGGACGACGAACTCAACCAAGTGCGGGAGATGATCGAGTTGCCGCTCTCGGAACCCGAACTGTTTCAGGAACTCGGCATCGACCCGCCCTCCGGCGTGTTGCTCTACGGACCGCCCGGCACCGGAAAGACACTCATCGCGCGGGCAGTCGCCGGCGAGGTCGACGCCTTCTTCACGACCATCTCGGGGCCCGAAATCGTCTCGAAGTACAAGGGCGAATCCGAGGAGAAGCTCCGCGAAGCGTTCGAGCGGGCGGCGGCGAACGCACCCGCCATCGTGTTCATCGACGAGATCGATTCCATCGCGGCCGCGCGCGGCGACGACGCGGACATGGAGACCCGCGTCGTCGCCCAGCTACTCACCCTGATGGACGGTCTCGAAAGCCGCGGGCAGGTCGTCGTCATCGGTGCGACGAATCGGGTGGACGCCATCGACCCCGCGCTCCGCCGGGGCGGGCGCTTCGACCGCGAGATCGAGATCGGCGCGCCCGGCGAGGCGGGCCGCCGCGAAGTTTTGGATGTACACACCCGCTCGATGCCGCTCGCCCCGGATGTAGACCTCGACCGGTTGGCCGCCCGCACGCACGGTTTCGTCGGGGCCGACCTCGAATCGCTCGCCGTCGAGGCGGCGATGGCCGCACTCCGAAATCGTGAGGAACGCGATTCGCTCGAAGTCACCCGTGGGGATTTCGAGACCGCGATGGCTGCCGTCGACCCGAGCGCGATGCGCGAGTACGTCGCCGAAACCCCAAATACGAGTTTCGACGACGTCGGGGGGTTGGACGAGGCGAAAGCCACGCTCACCGAGGCCGTCGAGTGGCCGCTCTCCTACGGCGCGCTGTTCGAGGCGAGCGCGACCGACCCGCCCGCCGGTGTCCTGCTTCACGGACCGCCCGGCACGGGCAAAACGCTACTCGCCCGCGCGCTCGCCGGCGAGAGCGACGTGAATTTCATATCTGTTGCTGGTCCCGAGCTACTCGACCGGTACGTCGGGGAGTCCGAGAAAGCCGTCCGGGAGGTGTTCGCCCGCGCCCGACAGGCCGCGCCGGCCATCGTCTTCTTCGACGAGATCGACGCCGTGGCGGGCGGGCGCGGCGAGAGTCACGAGGTCACCGAGCGGGTCGTCTCCCAACTCCTGACCGAGATCGACGGACTGGCCGAGAACCCCAATCTGATGGTGCTCGCCGCGACCAACCGGAAGGACGCTATCGACCCCGCGCTCCTCAGACCGGGCCGCATCGAATCACACATCGAGGTGCCCGCCCCGGACGAGGAGGCTCGAAAAGCGATTTTCGACGTGCACACCGAGGACAAACCCATCGCCGAGGACGTGGATCTCGACGCGCTCGCCGCCAGTTCGGCGGGCTACTCCGGGGCGGACATCGAGGCGCTCTGTCGGGCGGCCTCGATGGCTGCCATCCGCGCGGTCGCAAGCGAACACGACCCCGAGGAAGCCGCGGCCCACGCCGACGAGGTGCTCCTCACCGCGGCACACTTCGCGGACGCCCGCGAATCGATTAGCCCGACCTTCGAATAG
- a CDS encoding SDR family oxidoreductase — protein sequence MALEEPDLSGRTAFITGTTRGIGKQVALALAEASCNIVSTGKTVDDRDSDLDGTIHETATECEEKGVDAHAIQLNLRDEGQIEAAVAEAIDVFGEVDIVINNASAIQMAPVEELPANRFDLLTDVNIRGTYLTSRAFIPHLKEIGGGRILTNAPPVMVDRAPGEAAYAWSKMGMTFVTLSLASELSGTGIAANSFWPVTAIDTRATRYFGMGTEDDWRSPDIVADTVLELLARDADFTGNAVYDEDVLREAGVTDFSKYNLTEGDPAPMSAQLFDPDYERPA from the coding sequence ATGGCGCTCGAAGAACCCGATTTGAGCGGGCGGACCGCGTTCATCACCGGCACCACGAGGGGCATCGGCAAGCAGGTCGCGCTCGCACTCGCCGAGGCCAGCTGCAATATCGTCTCGACAGGGAAGACCGTCGACGACCGCGATAGCGACCTCGACGGGACGATTCACGAGACTGCCACGGAGTGCGAGGAGAAGGGTGTCGACGCACACGCCATCCAGTTGAACCTGCGCGACGAAGGCCAGATCGAGGCGGCCGTCGCCGAGGCCATCGACGTCTTCGGCGAGGTAGACATCGTCATCAACAACGCGAGTGCCATCCAGATGGCTCCTGTCGAGGAGTTGCCGGCCAACCGCTTCGACCTGCTGACCGACGTGAATATCCGAGGCACGTATCTCACGTCCCGGGCGTTCATCCCCCATCTCAAGGAGATCGGCGGCGGGCGGATTTTGACGAACGCACCCCCTGTGATGGTCGACCGCGCGCCCGGTGAGGCCGCCTACGCGTGGTCGAAGATGGGGATGACCTTCGTCACGCTCTCGCTTGCGAGCGAACTGTCGGGGACTGGAATTGCGGCGAACAGTTTCTGGCCCGTGACCGCCATCGACACGCGCGCGACGCGCTATTTCGGGATGGGAACCGAGGACGACTGGCGCTCGCCCGACATCGTTGCGGACACCGTGCTCGAACTGCTCGCGCGCGACGCCGACTTCACGGGCAACGCCGTCTACGACGAGGACGTGCTCCGCGAGGCCGGCGTCACCGACTTCTCGAAGTACAATCTCACCGAGGGCGACCCGGCTCCGATGTCGGCACAACTGTTCGACCCCGACTACGAGCGCCCCGCCTGA